A genomic segment from Syngnathus scovelli strain Florida chromosome 3, RoL_Ssco_1.2, whole genome shotgun sequence encodes:
- the gatc gene encoding glutamyl-tRNA(Gln) amidotransferase subunit C, mitochondrial: MLNTATFCVAFGRMCRSVSQKVTSAKSSQRGNSLSDFFCARRCSRCCHVANGTRELSSLPHNSKVPKAATWETIPEDQLPPPTQVAADLVDKLERLALVDFRTKEGLACLEKAIRFADELHVVDTSGVEPMDSVLEDRALYLREDAVTEGNHAEELLQLSKNTVEEYYVAPPGNIPLPKREERTAMLKHSEF; the protein is encoded by the exons ATGCTAAACACTGCTACCTTTTGCGTCGCTTTCGGGCGAATGTGCCGCAGTGTGTCACAGAAAGTCACTTCTGCTAAGTCTTCTCAAAGAGGCAACTCGTTGTCAGATTTCTTTTGTGCAAGAAGATGTTCTCGCTGCTGTCACGTCGCTAATGGGACACGAGAGTTGAGTTCTCTACCACACAACTCGAAG GTGCCCAAAGCTGCAACATGGGAGACGATACCAGAGGACCAGCTGCCTCCG CCAACTCAAGTGGCAGCCGACCTGGTGGACAAACTTGAGCGTCTGGCCTTGGTGGACTTCCGCACCAAAGAGGGACTGGCCTGTTTGGAGAAGGCCATCAGATTTGCAGATGAGCTTCATGTTGTTGACACCTCCGGAGTCGAGCCGATGGATTCGGTTCTGGAGGACAG GGCATTATACTTGAGGGAGGATGCAGTAACAGAAGGCAACCATGCAGAAGAACTTCTGCAGCTCTCAAAAAACACAGTGGAGGAATATTATGTGGCACCACCAG GAAATATTCCTTTACCAAAGAGGGAAGAGCGGACTGCCATGTTGAAACACTCTGAATTCTGA